In uncultured Bacteroides sp., one genomic interval encodes:
- a CDS encoding cytidine deaminase, with protein sequence MKDLTIKSIIKVCQYDELSDEDKKLIDQSIEATKRSYAPYSKFSVGAAALLDNGITVTGTNQENAAYPSGLCAERTTLFYANSQYPDSAVKTLAIAARTERDFIDTPIPPCGACRQVILETEKRFGNSIRILLYGKECIYIVEGIGSLLPLSFDASAME encoded by the coding sequence ATGAAAGATCTGACGATCAAATCTATTATAAAAGTTTGCCAATACGATGAACTTTCCGATGAAGATAAAAAACTGATTGATCAATCAATTGAAGCAACAAAACGTAGTTACGCTCCTTATTCAAAGTTCTCTGTAGGTGCTGCCGCTTTACTAGATAATGGAATTACTGTTACCGGTACTAATCAGGAAAATGCAGCCTACCCTTCCGGACTGTGTGCCGAACGCACTACTTTGTTCTATGCAAACTCTCAATATCCGGATTCTGCAGTAAAAACACTGGCTATTGCTGCCCGTACAGAACGTGATTTCATAGATACTCCTATTCCTCCATGCGGTGCCTGCCGACAGGTTATTCTGGAAACAGAAAAGCGCTTTGGCAATTCCATTCGTATTTTACTTTATGGAAAAGAATGTATTTATATTGTAGAAGGAATAGGGAGTCTGCTTCCGCTTTCTTTTGATGCTTCGGCTATGGAATAA
- a CDS encoding glucosaminidase domain-containing protein, translating into MKFSRLFFASVLLVCSTLAQAQYRNPKYVAYVKQYSDLAIEQMREYKIPASITLSQGLLESGAGQSSLAKESNNHFGIKCGVRWNGPSVSHDDDAPNECFRAYNNPNASYEDHSKFLCSGARYAFLFNLDITDYKGWAKGLKKAGYATDPSYANRLITIIEDYELYKYDKEGLSKKKHVHEKKEKESFTPHQAYIANGLLYVIARRGDTFESIANEFHTYARKLIKDNDLTKDYTLAEGDIIYLHQKNKHASEKYTVHTVREDDSMHSISQLYGIRLKNLYKLNKKSGEYVPQVGDLIWLR; encoded by the coding sequence ATGAAATTTTCCCGATTGTTTTTTGCTTCTGTATTGTTGGTTTGCTCAACTTTAGCTCAGGCTCAATATAGAAATCCGAAATATGTGGCTTATGTCAAGCAATACAGTGACTTGGCTATAGAACAGATGAGAGAGTATAAAATTCCGGCTAGCATAACTCTTTCTCAGGGACTTTTGGAATCAGGAGCAGGACAAAGTTCTTTGGCAAAGGAATCAAATAATCATTTCGGAATAAAATGTGGTGTAAGGTGGAACGGACCAAGTGTTTCTCATGATGACGATGCACCCAATGAATGTTTCCGAGCTTATAATAATCCAAATGCTTCATACGAAGATCATTCTAAATTCCTTTGCTCCGGTGCCAGATATGCTTTTCTTTTCAATCTTGATATTACCGATTATAAAGGTTGGGCAAAAGGATTAAAGAAGGCCGGATATGCTACAGACCCTTCTTATGCAAATCGCTTAATCACTATTATTGAAGACTATGAACTCTATAAGTATGACAAAGAAGGACTGAGCAAGAAGAAGCATGTTCATGAAAAGAAAGAGAAAGAATCATTTACACCTCATCAGGCTTACATCGCCAATGGGTTGCTATATGTTATAGCTCGCCGTGGAGATACGTTCGAAAGTATTGCCAATGAGTTCCATACATACGCAAGAAAGCTCATCAAAGATAATGATCTTACTAAAGACTACACATTGGCAGAAGGAGATATTATTTATCTTCACCAGAAAAACAAACATGCTTCAGAAAAGTATACCGTTCATACAGTTCGTGAAGACGATTCAATGCACAGTATTTCTCAATTATATGGTATCAGACTTAAGAACCTTTACAAACTGAATAAGAAATCGGGCGAGTATGTTCCTCAGGTGGGAGATTTAATCTGGCTGAGATAA
- a CDS encoding C69 family dipeptidase, whose product MNKRLLTFAFLLFALLAKTFACTNLIVGKNASTDGSTIVSYSADSYGMFGYLCHYPSGTFAKGTMLNVNEWDTGKYLGQIEQAKKTYNVIGNINEYQLTIAETTFGGREELVDSTGIIDYGSLIYITLQRARTAREAIQTMDKLVQEYGYYSSGESFTIADPNEIWIMEMVGKGPGIRGAVWVAVRIPDDCIAAHANQSRIHQFNMDDKENCMYSSDVISFAREKKYFNGVNKDFSFADAYAPLDFGARRFCEARVWSFYRMFNPEMESYLGYIQGTSNDPMPLYIKPAKKLSVQDIKNAMRDHYEGTPLDLTKDLGAGPYKSPYRLSPLTYKVGEQEYFNERPISTQQTGFTFVAQMRADKPDAIGGVLWFGMDDANMTVYTPVYCCTDKVPECYAQGKGDYITFSWDSSFWIFNWVSNMVYPRYSLMIDDLRSTQKEMESGFNMSQEAIEATAAKMYETDPAKAKAFLANYTNMTAQSAFETWKHLGEYLIVKYNDGVVKRMKNGKFERNSIGQPAPVMRPGYPKDFLEELVKTTGDRYKVTQ is encoded by the coding sequence ATGAATAAAAGACTTTTAACTTTTGCTTTCTTACTGTTTGCATTGTTAGCTAAAACCTTTGCATGTACAAATCTTATTGTAGGAAAAAATGCTTCAACAGATGGTTCTACCATTGTTTCTTACTCAGCCGATTCTTACGGAATGTTTGGTTATTTGTGTCATTATCCTTCCGGCACTTTCGCCAAGGGAACAATGTTGAATGTAAATGAATGGGATACAGGTAAATATCTGGGGCAAATAGAACAAGCCAAAAAAACATATAATGTGATTGGTAATATAAACGAGTACCAGTTAACAATTGCAGAAACAACTTTTGGTGGTCGTGAAGAATTGGTAGACTCAACAGGCATTATTGATTATGGAAGCCTGATTTATATAACTCTTCAACGAGCACGCACTGCCAGAGAAGCAATTCAGACAATGGACAAACTAGTTCAGGAATATGGATATTACAGCAGTGGTGAGTCGTTTACTATCGCAGACCCTAATGAAATATGGATTATGGAGATGGTGGGTAAAGGCCCGGGTATTCGTGGTGCAGTTTGGGTAGCCGTACGTATCCCTGATGATTGTATTGCGGCTCATGCTAACCAATCGCGCATCCATCAGTTTAATATGGATGATAAAGAAAACTGTATGTATTCTTCTGATGTAATTTCATTTGCCCGTGAGAAAAAGTACTTTAACGGTGTGAATAAAGACTTTAGTTTTGCAGATGCTTATGCTCCGCTTGATTTTGGTGCACGTCGTTTTTGTGAAGCCAGAGTGTGGAGCTTCTACCGCATGTTTAATCCTGAAATGGAATCGTATTTAGGATATATTCAGGGAACCAGCAACGACCCGATGCCTCTTTATATTAAACCAGCCAAAAAGCTGTCAGTTCAAGATATTAAGAATGCAATGCGTGATCATTACGAAGGTACTCCACTCGATTTAACAAAAGATTTAGGAGCTGGTCCATATAAAAGTCCGTATCGCCTTTCTCCATTGACATATAAGGTTGGCGAACAGGAATATTTTAACGAACGACCAATCTCTACTCAACAAACAGGATTCACTTTTGTAGCTCAGATGAGAGCTGATAAACCCGATGCAATTGGTGGCGTGTTATGGTTTGGTATGGATGATGCAAATATGACTGTTTACACTCCGGTATATTGTTGTACAGATAAAGTGCCTGAATGTTATGCTCAGGGAAAAGGTGATTATATCACATTCTCATGGGACTCTTCATTCTGGATATTTAACTGGGTGTCAAATATGGTTTATCCTCGTTATAGTCTGATGATTGACGATTTACGCTCCACCCAAAAAGAAATGGAAAGCGGATTCAATATGTCACAGGAAGCAATTGAGGCTACAGCAGCCAAAATGTATGAAACAGATCCGGCAAAGGCAAAAGCGTTTTTGGCGAACTACACTAATATGACTGCTCAGTCTGCATTTGAAACATGGAAACACCTTGGCGAATACCTTATTGTGAAATACAATGACGGAGTGGTGAAGCGTATGAAAAATGGTAAGTTCGAACGTAACTCAATCGGACAACCAGCACCGGTAATGCGTCCTGGATACCCAAAAGATTTTCTGGAAGAACTTGTTAAGACTACCGGAGATCGTTATAAAGTGACACAATAG
- a CDS encoding phospho-sugar mutase, which yields MDNEELIKFVSEKANKWLTPAYDAETQAEVKGMLDNEDKTELIESFYKDLEFGTGGLRGIMGVGSNRMNIYTVGAATQGLSNYLNKSFKELKQISVVIGHDSRNNSRKFAEISANIFSANGIKVYLFEDLRPTPEMSFTIRQLGCQSGIILTASHNPKEYNGYKAYWDDGAQVLAPHDSGIIDEVNKVSSAADIKFEGNPALIEIIGEEIDKAYLDKVKTVSIDPEVIARHNDLKIVYTPIHGTGVHIIPRSLKMWGFTNIIPVPEQNVISGDFPTVKSPNPEEPAALSMAIEKAKETDADLVMASDPDADRVGISCKDDKGEWVLINGNQTCLMYLYYIITQYKALNKIKGDEFVVKTIVTTELIKTIADRNKIEMLDCYTGFKWIAREIRLAEGKKTYIGGGEESYGFLAEDFCRDKDAVSACCLIAEVAAWAKDNGKTLYQLLQDIYVEYGFSKEKGVSVVKQGKSGAEEIKQMMTDFRNNPPKEMAGSKIVLYKDFQALQQTNALTGEKSALDMPESSNVLQYFTEDGSKVSIRPSGTEPKIKFYIEVKGDIKSRADYDKSNAAADEKIKAVMTSLGI from the coding sequence ATGGATAATGAAGAACTGATAAAATTCGTATCAGAGAAAGCAAATAAATGGCTGACTCCCGCTTATGATGCAGAAACTCAGGCAGAGGTTAAAGGAATGCTTGACAATGAAGATAAAACAGAACTGATTGAATCATTCTATAAAGACCTGGAATTTGGAACAGGCGGTTTACGTGGTATAATGGGAGTAGGTAGTAACCGTATGAACATTTATACTGTTGGAGCTGCAACTCAGGGCTTATCTAACTATCTGAATAAATCTTTCAAGGAATTAAAGCAGATCTCTGTAGTTATTGGTCACGATAGCCGTAACAACAGCCGTAAATTTGCAGAAATCTCAGCGAATATCTTTTCAGCAAACGGAATAAAGGTTTATTTATTTGAAGACCTTCGTCCAACTCCTGAGATGTCTTTCACAATTCGTCAATTGGGTTGCCAAAGCGGAATTATTCTTACAGCTTCTCACAATCCAAAAGAATATAACGGATATAAAGCATATTGGGATGATGGTGCACAGGTACTTGCACCTCACGATTCGGGTATTATTGATGAAGTAAATAAAGTATCTTCTGCCGCTGATATTAAGTTCGAAGGCAACCCAGCGCTTATAGAAATTATTGGCGAAGAAATTGATAAAGCATACTTAGATAAGGTTAAAACAGTATCAATTGATCCTGAAGTTATTGCTCGTCATAACGATTTGAAGATTGTCTATACTCCAATTCACGGAACAGGAGTTCATATTATACCACGTTCTTTGAAAATGTGGGGCTTTACCAATATTATTCCGGTGCCAGAACAGAATGTGATTAGTGGTGATTTCCCAACAGTGAAGTCTCCTAATCCTGAAGAACCTGCGGCATTGTCAATGGCAATAGAAAAAGCAAAAGAAACAGATGCCGATTTAGTTATGGCTTCCGATCCTGATGCCGACCGTGTAGGTATTTCCTGCAAGGACGATAAAGGCGAATGGGTATTGATTAATGGTAACCAGACTTGCCTGATGTATTTGTATTACATCATCACTCAATATAAAGCTTTGAATAAAATCAAAGGTGATGAATTTGTAGTGAAGACAATTGTTACTACAGAATTGATCAAGACAATTGCAGACCGCAATAAGATTGAAATGCTTGATTGTTATACTGGCTTTAAATGGATAGCACGCGAAATTCGTTTGGCTGAAGGCAAGAAAACATACATTGGTGGTGGAGAAGAAAGTTACGGATTCCTTGCCGAAGATTTCTGCCGTGATAAAGATGCTGTTTCTGCTTGTTGTTTAATTGCTGAGGTAGCTGCCTGGGCAAAAGATAATGGCAAAACTTTGTATCAATTGCTTCAGGATATCTATGTAGAATACGGATTCTCTAAAGAAAAAGGTGTTTCTGTAGTGAAACAAGGTAAGAGTGGAGCAGAAGAAATCAAGCAAATGATGACTGATTTCCGCAACAATCCTCCTAAAGAAATGGCTGGTTCTAAGATTGTTCTTTATAAGGACTTCCAGGCTTTGCAGCAGACTAATGCCTTAACCGGAGAAAAATCAGCATTGGATATGCCGGAATCTTCTAATGTATTGCAATACTTCACTGAAGATGGTAGTAAAGTTTCTATCCGTCCTTCAGGTACAGAACCCAAGATTAAGTTCTATATAGAGGTTAAAGGCGATATTAAATCACGTGCAGATTATGATAAATCAAATGCTGCCGCTGACGAAAAGATTAAAGCCGTTATGACTTCTCTTGGAATCTAA
- a CDS encoding HU family DNA-binding protein, translating into MTKADIVNEIAKNTGIDKTTVLTTVEAFMDTVKESLSSEDNVYLRGFGSFVVKKRAQKTARNISKNTTIIIPEHNIPSFKPAKTFTIAVKK; encoded by the coding sequence ATGACAAAAGCAGATATTGTAAACGAGATTGCTAAAAACACAGGAATTGATAAAACTACAGTGCTTACAACAGTAGAAGCATTCATGGATACAGTAAAAGAGTCCTTGTCTAGTGAGGACAACGTTTATTTACGTGGTTTTGGTAGTTTTGTAGTTAAGAAAAGAGCACAAAAAACTGCTCGTAACATTTCAAAGAATACAACTATCATTATTCCTGAGCACAACATTCCGTCGTTTAAACCTGCAAAGACATTTACTATTGCAGTAAAAAAATAA
- a CDS encoding M23 family metallopeptidase gives MKRYIIALMLLSGFSLSAREAKKAVFVNPLNIPIVLSGNFGELRANHFHGGLDFKTKQITGLPVYSIADGYVSQINVSLGSGYMLHVRHKNGYTSIYRHMLGFVHLLANYTEKYQYEHELDEVTIDLPPDEFPVKAGQQIGWSGNEGYSFGPHLHMDLIDTESGDFVDPLQFYASMIKDTKPPRAESIMLFPQLGKGVVNNRQTNFSFPSYGNRVIEAWGEIGAGIRAHDYMDNVSNHYGVHSVTLFVDGKEVCSSNMDYFSAYENRMVNSWAYAGYMKSFRDPGNKLRFLHTGEDRGIVLINEERDYKFMFVLKDVFGNSSRCEFTVRGKKQNILESTVKSKYILKWNELNVLNKPGVQLIVPSGMVYKDEPVNFETFDVSGAISLDCQLHNVPLPLHAPCELEIGVRNMIKQYTKKYYIAQKIGNGYKYVGGVYNNGYICADIKELGTYTVKIDTIRPRIAPVGKSYWAKAGIVSFTIRDNETGIKYYKGRIDGKFALFHLKLMNSRLSCRLDSRKIQKGIQHDVEILVIDNCGNASVYRDSFKW, from the coding sequence ATGAAAAGATATATAATTGCTCTGATGTTGTTAAGTGGATTTTCACTTTCTGCACGTGAAGCAAAAAAGGCTGTATTTGTAAATCCACTTAACATACCTATTGTTCTGAGTGGTAATTTCGGAGAGTTGAGAGCAAACCATTTTCATGGTGGATTAGATTTTAAAACAAAACAGATTACAGGATTACCTGTTTATAGCATAGCAGATGGGTACGTATCCCAGATAAATGTTTCTTTGGGATCGGGTTACATGCTTCATGTGAGACATAAGAATGGATATACCTCTATTTATCGTCACATGCTTGGCTTTGTGCATTTACTGGCAAATTATACAGAAAAATATCAGTATGAACATGAGCTGGACGAAGTAACTATCGACCTTCCTCCTGATGAATTTCCGGTAAAGGCCGGGCAGCAGATAGGATGGAGCGGTAATGAAGGATATTCTTTTGGTCCACATTTACATATGGATCTTATTGATACAGAATCTGGCGATTTTGTTGATCCTTTGCAGTTTTATGCCAGTATGATTAAAGATACCAAACCGCCTCGAGCTGAAAGTATTATGTTGTTTCCACAATTGGGAAAGGGAGTGGTGAATAACCGACAAACAAACTTCTCATTTCCTTCATACGGAAATCGGGTAATTGAAGCCTGGGGAGAAATTGGTGCCGGAATCAGGGCTCATGATTATATGGACAATGTGTCTAATCATTACGGAGTTCATTCTGTAACGCTATTTGTAGATGGAAAAGAAGTTTGCAGTAGCAATATGGATTATTTTTCGGCATACGAAAACCGTATGGTTAATTCATGGGCATATGCAGGGTATATGAAATCCTTCCGTGATCCAGGTAATAAATTGCGTTTTTTACATACTGGTGAGGACCGTGGAATTGTGCTAATTAACGAAGAACGTGATTATAAGTTCATGTTTGTTCTGAAGGATGTATTTGGAAACTCTTCTCGCTGTGAATTTACTGTTCGCGGAAAGAAACAAAATATTCTGGAATCAACAGTTAAGAGCAAGTATATATTAAAGTGGAATGAACTGAATGTTTTGAATAAACCGGGCGTTCAGCTAATTGTTCCAAGTGGAATGGTTTATAAGGATGAACCTGTAAACTTTGAAACATTTGATGTTTCGGGAGCTATTTCCTTAGATTGCCAGTTGCATAATGTACCATTACCGCTCCATGCGCCTTGCGAATTGGAAATTGGTGTTCGTAATATGATTAAGCAATATACCAAAAAGTACTATATTGCTCAGAAAATAGGTAATGGATACAAATACGTAGGTGGAGTATATAACAATGGATATATTTGTGCGGATATAAAAGAACTTGGTACATATACAGTTAAAATAGACACAATTCGTCCAAGAATAGCTCCGGTAGGAAAGAGCTATTGGGCGAAAGCAGGAATTGTATCCTTTACTATTCGTGATAACGAAACAGGCATCAAGTATTATAAAGGCAGGATTGATGGTAAATTTGCTCTTTTTCATCTGAAATTAATGAATTCTCGTTTGAGTTGCAGACTCGATTCCCGAAAAATTCAAAAAGGAATTCAGCACGATGTGGAAATACTTGTAATAGACAATTGTGGTAATGCTTCGGTTTATCGCGATTCATTTAAATGGTAA
- a CDS encoding Rne/Rng family ribonuclease, producing the protein MTSELVVDVQPKEISIALLENKSLVELQSEGRNLSFSVGNMYLGRVKKLMPGLNACFVDVGYEKDAFLHYLDLGPQFNSLQKYVKQTLSDRKKLNPITKATILPDIEKEGTISNTLKVGQEIVVQIVKEPISTKGPRLTAEISFAGRYLVLIPFNDKVSVSQKIKSSEERARLKQLLQSIKPKNFGVIVRTVAEGKRVAELDGELKVLLKHWEESITKVQKATKFPTLVYEETSRTVALLRDLFNPSYENIYINDKNVFEEIKDYVTLIAPERTEIVKLYKGQLPIYDNFGITKQIKSSFGKTISYKSGAYLIIEHTEALHVVDVNSGNRAKGTNSQEGNALEVNLGAADEIARQLRLRDMGGIIVIDFIDMNEAENRQKLYERMCANMQLDRAKHNILPLSKFGLMQITRQRVRPAMDVNTSEICPACFGKGTIKPSILFTDSLENKIDYLVNKLKVKKFTLHIHPYITAYVNQGLISLKHKWQIKYGFGIKIIPNQKLAFLEYKFYDSNGEEIDMQEEIEIK; encoded by the coding sequence GTGACAAGCGAACTGGTAGTAGACGTACAACCCAAAGAGATTTCCATTGCACTTCTTGAAAACAAGAGTTTAGTGGAACTTCAAAGTGAAGGAAGAAATCTTTCTTTCTCCGTGGGAAATATGTATTTAGGCCGCGTAAAGAAATTAATGCCTGGTTTAAATGCTTGCTTCGTGGATGTAGGTTACGAAAAAGATGCTTTTCTTCATTATTTAGATTTAGGTCCTCAATTTAATTCTCTACAAAAGTACGTTAAGCAAACGTTAAGCGACAGAAAAAAGCTTAATCCCATTACAAAGGCAACTATCCTTCCTGATATAGAAAAAGAGGGAACCATCTCTAATACACTAAAAGTAGGACAGGAAATTGTTGTTCAAATTGTAAAGGAACCAATTTCTACTAAAGGACCAAGATTAACAGCCGAGATTTCCTTTGCAGGAAGATATTTAGTGCTTATCCCCTTTAATGATAAGGTTTCCGTATCACAAAAAATTAAATCAAGCGAAGAACGTGCCCGCCTGAAACAGCTTTTACAGAGCATAAAGCCAAAAAACTTTGGTGTTATTGTTCGTACTGTAGCTGAAGGTAAAAGAGTGGCAGAGCTTGATGGAGAACTTAAGGTTCTTTTAAAACATTGGGAAGAAAGCATAACTAAAGTTCAGAAAGCTACTAAGTTTCCAACTCTCGTTTATGAGGAAACCAGCCGAACTGTTGCATTGTTGCGTGATTTGTTTAACCCTTCTTACGAAAACATTTATATTAATGATAAAAATGTTTTCGAAGAAATAAAGGATTATGTTACCCTCATTGCCCCAGAGAGAACCGAAATTGTAAAATTGTATAAAGGACAACTTCCTATTTATGACAATTTCGGCATTACCAAACAGATTAAATCATCATTTGGTAAAACCATATCTTATAAAAGTGGCGCATACCTTATTATCGAACATACTGAAGCCCTTCATGTAGTTGATGTTAATAGTGGTAACCGTGCTAAAGGCACAAATAGCCAGGAAGGAAATGCTTTAGAAGTAAACCTGGGTGCAGCCGATGAGATAGCAAGACAACTCCGTCTCCGTGATATGGGAGGAATTATTGTTATCGACTTTATAGATATGAATGAGGCAGAAAACAGACAGAAGCTTTACGAAAGGATGTGTGCAAATATGCAGCTCGACAGAGCTAAGCATAACATTTTACCACTTAGCAAGTTCGGGCTGATGCAAATAACCCGTCAACGAGTTCGTCCGGCAATGGATGTAAATACAAGTGAAATTTGCCCAGCCTGTTTTGGTAAAGGAACAATTAAGCCTTCCATTCTGTTTACAGATTCTTTAGAGAATAAAATTGATTACCTGGTAAATAAATTAAAGGTAAAGAAATTCACACTTCACATCCACCCGTATATTACAGCCTATGTAAATCAAGGACTTATTTCTTTGAAACATAAATGGCAAATAAAATACGGATTTGGAATTAAGATTATCCCTAATCAAAAACTAGCCTTTCTGGAATATAAATTCTATGATTCAAATGGCGAAGAGATTGATATGCAGGAAGAAATCGAAATTAAATAA